Proteins from one Amycolatopsis benzoatilytica AK 16/65 genomic window:
- a CDS encoding LysR family transcriptional regulator translates to MELRQLEHFLVLAEELHFTRAAARVHLVQSSLSSSIAALERELDAELFVRSRRRVTLTEAGRALLPAARRAAAAAEECRDAVAAIRGVLRGRVRIGAIQAVGGIPLSRLLGEFHARHPAVHLHLRHDSVPGLVREVVDGGLDLAFVDRPFDTRHVEYRTLAAQSLVLAVSAGDPLAGRDRVALAELADREFVEYRADSALRNRIDAVCDRIGLARRSSCEVDTIADLLDSVEQGIGVALVPPEAVRRHPEVRTLETDPGIGREVVVVHAADRPPSPAAAAFLALLPA, encoded by the coding sequence ATGGAATTGCGCCAGCTCGAGCACTTCCTGGTCCTCGCCGAGGAGTTGCATTTCACCCGCGCCGCCGCGCGGGTGCACCTGGTGCAGTCCAGCCTGTCCAGCTCGATCGCCGCGCTGGAGCGCGAGCTGGACGCCGAACTGTTCGTCCGGTCGCGGCGCAGAGTCACGCTGACCGAAGCCGGCCGGGCGCTGCTGCCTGCCGCGCGCCGGGCGGCGGCAGCGGCCGAAGAGTGCCGGGACGCGGTCGCCGCTATCCGAGGCGTGCTGCGGGGCCGAGTCCGGATCGGCGCCATCCAGGCGGTGGGCGGGATCCCGCTTTCGCGGCTGCTGGGCGAGTTCCACGCCCGCCACCCGGCGGTGCACCTCCACCTGCGGCACGACTCGGTGCCGGGCCTGGTCCGAGAGGTGGTCGATGGCGGCCTGGACCTCGCTTTCGTGGACCGCCCGTTCGACACCCGGCACGTCGAGTACCGGACGCTGGCGGCGCAGTCGCTGGTGCTAGCGGTCAGCGCGGGCGACCCGCTGGCCGGGCGCGACCGTGTCGCGTTGGCCGAGCTGGCGGATCGCGAGTTCGTCGAATACCGCGCGGATTCCGCGCTGCGGAACCGGATCGACGCGGTCTGCGACCGCATCGGGCTGGCCCGGCGCAGCAGCTGCGAGGTCGACACGATCGCCGACCTCCTGGACTCGGTCGAGCAGGGGATCGGCGTCGCGCTCGTTCCGCCGGAGGCGGTGCGGCGCCACCCGGAGGTCCGCACTCTCGAGACCGACCCGGGGATCGGCCGGGAGGTGGTCGTGGTGCACGCCGCCGACCGGCCGCCGAGCCCCGCGGCGGCCGCGTTCCTGGCGCTGCTTCCGGCCTGA
- a CDS encoding MFS transporter has translation MRVRHAAGFWGVAFAFGVTMAGTTLPTPLYPLLQHEFGFGELASTLLYAVYAAGVIAALLLFGRASDVLGRRRVLLAGSACAALSAIAFLGGAGLAGLLTGRVLSGLSAGLVTGTATAALGELHPRGDQAHAGLVATVAKMAGLGCGPLLSGVLASVAPAPLRLPFLVHLALLIPAAIAVWRTPEPPAADATDRPPLSPPPTRARPRFRIVRPVLPAEVRPVFLPAAAAMFAAFAVFGLVAAVEPSMLVQLLEVRSPAVPGLVVFAMFAASAAGQVLSRRVPAGRALPIGCAVVLAGVGGLAAAIGTQSAAVLAAATVVIGGGQGVAFRGAVAVVGALAPADQRAGTMSSFFLVVYLGISVPVMLAGAASARWGLRLSGLAFAAAVAALLVVAMFATASRPPLASKRIR, from the coding sequence ATGAGAGTGCGGCACGCTGCGGGGTTCTGGGGAGTCGCCTTCGCGTTCGGGGTGACCATGGCGGGCACGACCTTGCCGACGCCGCTGTATCCGTTGCTGCAGCACGAATTCGGGTTCGGCGAGCTGGCCAGCACCTTGCTCTACGCGGTCTACGCGGCCGGGGTGATCGCGGCACTGCTGCTGTTCGGCCGAGCGTCGGACGTGCTCGGCCGGCGGCGCGTGCTGCTCGCCGGATCGGCCTGCGCCGCGCTGTCGGCGATTGCCTTTCTCGGCGGTGCCGGGCTCGCCGGCCTGCTGACCGGGCGCGTGCTCTCCGGGCTGTCGGCTGGGCTGGTCACCGGCACCGCCACGGCCGCGCTCGGCGAACTGCACCCGAGGGGCGACCAAGCGCACGCCGGCCTGGTCGCGACCGTCGCCAAAATGGCCGGGCTGGGCTGCGGGCCGTTGCTCAGCGGGGTGCTGGCATCGGTCGCGCCGGCCCCGTTGCGGCTGCCCTTCCTCGTGCATCTGGCGTTGCTGATCCCGGCCGCGATCGCCGTTTGGCGGACGCCTGAGCCGCCCGCCGCGGACGCGACAGATCGTCCCCCGCTTTCGCCACCCCCGACGCGAGCGAGGCCACGGTTCCGGATCGTCCGGCCGGTGCTGCCCGCCGAGGTCCGGCCGGTATTCCTGCCCGCGGCCGCCGCGATGTTCGCTGCCTTCGCGGTGTTCGGGCTCGTCGCCGCCGTGGAACCGTCGATGCTGGTGCAGCTGCTCGAGGTGCGCAGTCCAGCGGTGCCCGGGTTGGTCGTCTTCGCGATGTTCGCAGCATCGGCGGCCGGTCAGGTGCTCTCCCGGCGGGTGCCGGCCGGTCGCGCGCTGCCGATCGGCTGCGCGGTGGTGCTGGCCGGGGTCGGTGGGCTCGCCGCGGCGATCGGCACGCAGTCCGCGGCAGTGCTGGCGGCCGCCACGGTCGTGATCGGCGGCGGACAGGGGGTGGCGTTCCGCGGCGCGGTCGCCGTCGTCGGCGCCCTCGCCCCCGCCGACCAGCGCGCTGGGACGATGTCCAGTTTCTTCCTGGTCGTCTACCTCGGAATCTCGGTCCCGGTGATGCTCGCCGGAGCCGCTTCCGCCCGGTGGGGCTTGCGCCTGTCGGGCCTCGCCTTCGCCGCAGCGGTCGCCGCGCTCCTCGTCGTCGCGATGTTCGCGACGGCTTCCCGTCCCCCACTCGCTTCGAAGAGGATCCGATGA
- the xdhC gene encoding xanthine dehydrogenase accessory protein XdhC, which translates to MNWLNAVQHLRDAGLPGVLVTVTSSRGHTPREGGAKMVVGAAECHGTIGGGNAEAVAIERARELLRDNATAPQLQTLALSDKAPYQHGVQCCGGEMTLLFEPLPVRPAVAIFGAGHVGLELARVLARHEVALHLIDSRPEQLTPERLGVLADAVASVHVHQVPLLPETVLPELPAGTHVLIMTHDHAEDIALCDAALRNGSCGSIGLIGSAGKWSRFRKRLLDLGQDEAALEKITTPIGLPELRGKEPAVIAVSVAAALLARFQERVQGQVQPKAIRQ; encoded by the coding sequence GTGAACTGGCTCAACGCGGTGCAGCACCTGCGGGACGCCGGGCTGCCCGGCGTGCTCGTCACGGTGACGTCCTCGCGCGGGCACACCCCGCGCGAGGGCGGCGCGAAAATGGTGGTCGGTGCCGCCGAATGCCACGGCACGATCGGCGGCGGCAACGCCGAGGCAGTCGCCATCGAACGCGCCCGGGAGTTGTTGCGGGACAACGCGACCGCGCCACAGCTGCAAACGCTTGCGCTGTCGGACAAAGCGCCCTACCAGCACGGCGTGCAGTGCTGCGGAGGGGAGATGACGCTCCTGTTCGAGCCGCTGCCGGTGCGCCCGGCGGTGGCGATCTTCGGGGCCGGCCACGTCGGGCTGGAGCTGGCCCGGGTGCTCGCCCGGCACGAGGTCGCGCTGCACCTGATCGACAGCCGGCCCGAACAGCTGACCCCGGAACGGCTCGGGGTGCTGGCGGACGCGGTGGCGAGCGTGCATGTTCACCAGGTTCCGTTGCTGCCCGAGACGGTGCTGCCGGAGCTGCCGGCCGGCACGCACGTGCTGATCATGACGCACGATCACGCGGAGGACATCGCCCTGTGCGACGCCGCGCTGCGCAACGGGTCATGCGGGTCGATCGGGCTGATCGGCTCGGCCGGAAAGTGGTCGCGGTTCCGGAAACGGCTGCTCGACCTGGGCCAGGACGAGGCCGCGCTGGAGAAGATCACCACTCCGATCGGCCTGCCGGAGCTGCGCGGGAAGGAACCGGCGGTGATCGCGGTGAGCGTGGCGGCGGCGTTGCTGGCGCGGTTCCAGGAGCGGGTCCAGGGGCAGGTCCAGCCGAAGGCGATCCGGCAGTAA
- a CDS encoding MBL fold metallo-hydrolase → MRPWIVGEVAVHRIDEAELPAATGRWLLPGATAEVVGNADWLFPDFADADHAIRLHSHSFAFEKDGMKILVDTGIGNGKTRANPAWHDLDTGYLDALGAAGFAPDEVDLVLLTHLHTDHVGWNTRARDGEWVPTFPAARYVTARAEREFWAGFAMDGPRQQMFEDSLLPVERAGLLDLVDVPANGVEIVSGVRLLPTPGHTPGHVSVEVTSSGETALITGDAVHHPVQFAHPEIGASVDIDPAESEKTRRRLLTGLAGSETLVLGTHFAPPTGGRVVSHGGGHRLVAKRPDGAPPKATQR, encoded by the coding sequence ATGCGGCCCTGGATCGTCGGCGAGGTCGCCGTCCACCGGATCGACGAGGCGGAACTGCCCGCTGCCACTGGCCGGTGGCTGCTTCCCGGCGCGACCGCCGAGGTCGTCGGAAACGCGGACTGGCTGTTTCCGGACTTCGCCGACGCCGATCACGCGATTCGGCTGCACAGCCACAGTTTCGCGTTCGAGAAGGACGGGATGAAGATCCTCGTGGACACCGGCATCGGCAACGGGAAAACCCGCGCCAACCCGGCGTGGCACGATCTCGACACCGGATACCTGGACGCACTGGGCGCGGCCGGGTTCGCCCCGGACGAGGTGGATCTGGTGCTGCTCACTCACCTGCACACCGACCATGTCGGCTGGAACACCCGTGCCCGCGACGGCGAGTGGGTGCCCACCTTCCCCGCGGCCCGGTACGTCACCGCACGCGCCGAACGGGAGTTCTGGGCCGGTTTCGCCATGGACGGGCCACGCCAGCAGATGTTCGAGGACTCCCTGCTGCCAGTGGAGCGCGCGGGCTTGCTGGACCTGGTCGATGTGCCGGCGAACGGCGTGGAAATCGTGTCCGGCGTGCGGTTGCTGCCGACCCCCGGGCACACGCCGGGACACGTCTCGGTCGAGGTGACCAGCTCCGGCGAAACCGCGCTGATCACCGGGGACGCGGTGCACCATCCGGTGCAGTTCGCCCATCCGGAGATCGGCGCGTCGGTGGACATCGACCCGGCGGAATCCGAGAAGACCCGCCGCCGCCTGCTGACGGGGCTGGCCGGCTCGGAAACTCTCGTGCTGGGCACTCATTTCGCGCCCCCCACCGGCGGCCGCGTGGTATCCCACGGCGGCGGTCACCGGCTGGTCGCGAAACGCCCTGACGGAGCCCCGCCGAAAGCGACGCAGCGGTAA
- a CDS encoding glycosyltransferase 87 family protein, which translates to MNIGTWLQAKAVWVRATRARKRTFAAFAAVIVAGVIAVVGSFGPVDLEVYRFGADAVLNGGDLYGQLPVTRSGISLPFIYPPFAAILFTALAVPPLAVASILLDVLSVAALWAALYAAVRRLWTGWPRRTALAVATGLTVAAFAFEPVRSTVFFGQINLILMGLVAVDCLAPKPRWPRGILVGIAAAIKVTPAGFLLFFLLTRDFRAARNAVLAGAGATALGFLVAPRASAAYFFGGGLTGAAGLSGSPYATNQTIEGALNRLDLAPLVHDVLWFSLSAFVLLAAVIVIRRVEGPVAFAVNATAVLVLSPISWSHHWVWVAPAVLIFAARVRTWRGAAALLAVSAVYIAAPHAFLPSAESRELLWAPWQHLVGDAYLLLGLGFLGWQLFATQPVRVEKPVLEAG; encoded by the coding sequence ATGAACATCGGCACGTGGCTGCAGGCCAAAGCCGTCTGGGTGCGCGCCACCCGCGCCCGCAAGCGGACCTTCGCGGCGTTCGCCGCGGTGATCGTCGCAGGAGTGATCGCCGTCGTCGGCAGCTTCGGCCCGGTCGACCTGGAGGTCTACCGCTTTGGCGCGGACGCGGTACTGAACGGCGGCGACCTGTACGGCCAGTTGCCGGTGACCCGGTCGGGCATCTCGCTGCCGTTCATCTATCCGCCGTTCGCGGCGATCCTCTTCACCGCGCTGGCGGTCCCGCCGCTGGCGGTCGCCTCGATCCTGCTCGACGTGCTGTCGGTCGCGGCGCTGTGGGCCGCCCTGTACGCGGCCGTCCGTCGCTTGTGGACTGGCTGGCCCCGCCGCACCGCACTTGCCGTCGCGACTGGTCTGACCGTGGCCGCTTTCGCTTTCGAGCCGGTGCGCTCGACTGTCTTCTTCGGACAGATCAACCTGATCCTGATGGGTTTGGTCGCCGTCGACTGCCTCGCGCCGAAACCGCGCTGGCCGCGCGGGATCCTGGTCGGCATCGCCGCCGCGATCAAGGTCACGCCCGCCGGATTCCTGCTGTTCTTCTTGCTCACCAGAGACTTCCGCGCCGCCCGCAACGCGGTGCTCGCCGGAGCCGGGGCGACCGCGCTCGGTTTCCTGGTCGCTCCGCGGGCATCCGCCGCTTACTTCTTCGGCGGCGGGCTCACCGGCGCGGCCGGTCTCAGCGGCTCGCCGTATGCGACCAACCAGACCATCGAGGGCGCGCTCAACCGGTTGGACCTGGCACCGCTCGTGCACGACGTGCTCTGGTTCAGCCTGTCGGCTTTCGTCCTGCTCGCCGCGGTGATCGTGATCCGCCGGGTCGAGGGACCGGTCGCGTTCGCCGTCAACGCGACGGCGGTCCTGGTGCTTTCGCCGATTTCCTGGTCGCACCACTGGGTCTGGGTCGCGCCCGCGGTGCTGATCTTCGCCGCCCGGGTACGCACCTGGCGCGGTGCGGCGGCGCTGCTGGCGGTCTCCGCGGTGTACATCGCCGCACCGCACGCGTTCTTGCCGTCCGCTGAGTCGCGGGAGCTGCTGTGGGCACCGTGGCAGCACCTCGTCGGCGACGCCTATCTCCTGCTGGGGCTGGGATTCCTGGGTTGGCAGCTGTTCGCGACGCAGCCGGTCCGGGTGGAGAAGCCGGTGCTGGAAGCCGGCTGA
- a CDS encoding GNAT family N-acetyltransferase, with protein sequence MEIRQTTSEDYDLYFSTVTSAFGQFFPTAAGSGLMAAFEPDRGLFALGPDGRPIGCSSSYSFELTLPGDAAVPAGALTGVGVLPTHRRQGVLSAMMRRQLQNCRDRDEFLSVLLASEAVIYRRFGYGPATYLHRLTVDRSAAAFAVPQTRGTIEMRTRETSTDLLAEIYDRYRRTQPGAVTRPRRWWELGAGQPPVAPEPRHVAVHRDPDGVADGYATYLVAGDTLTVDETIGGDEAAAALARFLLTHDLVKTVVFRKVPQDSPLRWQLRDFRAAEPAGETDWLWVRLLDVPRALTARGWFADGELVLDVADGFADQTGRYLLTVRDGKAECARTDREADLSLDVSDLGSVYLGGTPVSTLVRAGRVQAHRDGAAEDADALFRGERAPHCLHWF encoded by the coding sequence ATGGAAATCCGGCAGACCACCTCCGAGGACTACGACCTCTACTTCTCGACCGTCACGTCCGCGTTCGGCCAGTTCTTCCCGACCGCCGCGGGCAGTGGCCTGATGGCGGCGTTCGAGCCCGACCGCGGCCTGTTCGCCCTCGGGCCGGACGGGCGGCCGATCGGCTGCTCCAGCTCGTACTCGTTCGAGCTGACCCTGCCCGGCGACGCGGCGGTCCCGGCGGGCGCGCTGACCGGCGTCGGCGTGCTGCCGACGCACCGGCGGCAAGGCGTGCTGAGCGCGATGATGCGGCGCCAGCTCCAGAACTGCCGCGACCGGGACGAATTCCTGTCCGTCCTGCTCGCTTCCGAAGCGGTGATCTACCGCCGCTTCGGCTACGGTCCGGCGACCTACCTGCACCGGCTGACCGTCGACCGGAGCGCGGCCGCGTTCGCCGTGCCGCAGACGCGGGGGACGATCGAGATGCGGACCCGCGAAACGAGCACTGACCTCCTGGCGGAGATCTACGACCGGTACCGCCGCACTCAACCCGGCGCGGTCACCCGGCCGCGCCGCTGGTGGGAGCTGGGCGCCGGCCAGCCGCCGGTCGCGCCGGAACCGCGGCACGTCGCGGTGCACCGCGACCCGGACGGCGTCGCGGACGGCTATGCGACCTACCTGGTCGCGGGCGACACGCTGACCGTCGACGAGACCATCGGGGGCGACGAAGCCGCCGCCGCGCTGGCCCGGTTCCTGCTCACCCACGACCTGGTGAAGACGGTCGTGTTCCGGAAGGTCCCGCAAGACAGCCCGCTGCGCTGGCAGCTGCGGGACTTCCGCGCCGCGGAGCCGGCCGGCGAGACCGACTGGCTGTGGGTGCGGCTGCTGGACGTCCCGCGGGCGCTGACCGCGCGCGGCTGGTTCGCCGACGGGGAACTGGTCCTGGACGTGGCGGACGGGTTCGCCGACCAGACCGGCCGGTACCTGCTGACGGTGCGGGACGGGAAGGCCGAGTGCGCGCGAACCGACCGGGAGGCGGATCTGTCGCTGGACGTGAGCGACCTCGGGTCGGTATATCTCGGCGGGACCCCGGTGAGCACGCTGGTGCGGGCCGGTCGCGTGCAGGCACACCGGGACGGGGCTGCCGAGGACGCGGACGCGCTGTTCCGGGGAGAGCGGGCACCGCACTGCCTGCACTGGTTCTGA
- the xdhB gene encoding xanthine dehydrogenase molybdopterin binding subunit: MSALSERPESPSIGIPRPHEAATAHVMGTALYTDDLVARTKDVLHAYPVQVPEAHAKVLAIRTEAAEAVPGVVRILTAADVPGVNDSGVHHDEPLFPSEVMFYGHAVCWVLGETLEAARLGAAAVEVETEALPSLVTVGEAIAAGSFQGEPRVVARGEVDEAMSAAAQVFRGEFDFAGQEHFYLETQAALAYVDEGDQVFVHSSTQHPSETQDIVAHVLGKHSHEVTVQSLRMGGGFGGKEWQPHGYAAVAALGATLTGRPVRLRLTRTQDMTMTGKRHGFHAEWSVGFDADGKLQALDVSLTADGGWSLDLSEPVLARALCHVDNAYWIPHVRALGRIAKTHKTSQTAFRGFGGPQGMLVIEDILGRCAPLLGIDPIELRRRNFYSEGQDTPYGMPVRHPERIHRIWQQLLDSGDAGRRQAEIAAFNAKHPHTKRGLAITPVKFGISFNLTAFNQAGALVHVYKDGSVLINHGGTEMGQGLHTKMLQVAATALGVPPEKVRLAPTRTDKVPNTSATAASSGADLNGGAVKNACEQIRDRLLTVAAEKLGAAQSEVRIARGVARAASGEEIGWDELVNAAYFARVHLSAAGYYRTEGLSWDSATMSGSPFKYFAYGAALTEVEVDDFSGAYRTRRVDIVHDVGDSLSPMIDIGQIEGGFVQGMGWLTLEDLRWDESDRPTRGRLATQAASTYKLPSFSEMPEVFNVTLLADAAEDGAVYGSKAVGEPPLMLAFSVREALRQAVAAFGAPGNSVDLASPATPEAVFWAIERAVAGIPGVQEREADLVGQP; encoded by the coding sequence ATGAGCGCACTGTCCGAACGCCCGGAAAGCCCGTCCATCGGGATTCCCCGGCCGCACGAAGCCGCCACCGCACACGTCATGGGCACCGCGCTGTACACCGACGACCTCGTCGCGCGGACCAAGGACGTCCTGCACGCATACCCGGTACAGGTACCCGAGGCGCACGCGAAGGTGCTCGCCATCCGCACCGAGGCCGCCGAGGCGGTGCCCGGCGTGGTCCGGATCCTCACCGCCGCGGACGTCCCCGGCGTCAACGATTCCGGGGTGCACCACGACGAACCGCTGTTCCCGTCCGAGGTCATGTTCTACGGCCACGCGGTCTGCTGGGTGCTCGGCGAGACGCTGGAAGCGGCCCGGCTGGGCGCGGCCGCAGTCGAGGTGGAGACCGAAGCGCTGCCCTCGCTGGTGACGGTCGGCGAGGCGATCGCCGCGGGCAGCTTCCAGGGCGAGCCGCGCGTGGTGGCGCGCGGCGAGGTCGACGAAGCGATGTCCGCTGCGGCACAGGTTTTCCGCGGCGAGTTCGACTTCGCCGGGCAGGAGCACTTCTATCTGGAGACCCAGGCCGCGCTGGCCTATGTGGACGAAGGCGATCAGGTTTTCGTGCACAGCAGCACCCAGCATCCGTCGGAAACGCAAGACATCGTGGCGCACGTGCTGGGCAAGCACAGCCACGAAGTCACCGTGCAGAGCCTGCGGATGGGCGGCGGCTTCGGCGGCAAGGAATGGCAGCCCCATGGGTACGCCGCGGTCGCCGCGCTCGGCGCGACGCTGACCGGACGCCCGGTGCGGCTGCGGCTCACCCGCACCCAGGACATGACGATGACCGGGAAGCGGCACGGGTTCCACGCCGAGTGGAGCGTCGGGTTCGACGCCGACGGCAAGCTGCAGGCGCTCGACGTGTCGCTGACCGCGGACGGCGGCTGGAGCCTCGACCTGTCCGAACCGGTCCTCGCCCGCGCGCTGTGCCACGTCGACAACGCGTACTGGATCCCCCATGTCCGCGCTCTGGGCCGGATCGCGAAGACGCACAAGACGTCGCAGACCGCGTTCCGCGGCTTCGGCGGGCCGCAGGGCATGCTGGTGATCGAGGACATCCTCGGCCGCTGCGCTCCGCTGCTCGGCATCGACCCGATCGAGCTGCGGCGGCGCAACTTCTACTCCGAAGGCCAGGACACGCCGTACGGGATGCCGGTGCGGCACCCGGAGCGGATCCACCGGATCTGGCAGCAGTTGCTGGACAGCGGCGACGCCGGACGCAGGCAGGCGGAGATCGCGGCGTTCAACGCGAAACACCCGCACACCAAACGCGGACTGGCGATCACCCCGGTGAAGTTCGGCATCTCGTTCAATCTCACCGCGTTCAACCAGGCCGGCGCGCTGGTGCACGTGTACAAGGACGGCTCGGTGCTGATCAACCACGGCGGCACCGAGATGGGCCAGGGCCTGCACACGAAGATGCTGCAGGTGGCCGCGACCGCGCTGGGCGTGCCGCCGGAGAAGGTGCGGCTGGCCCCGACCCGGACGGACAAAGTGCCGAACACTTCGGCCACCGCGGCGAGTTCCGGCGCGGACCTCAACGGCGGCGCGGTGAAGAACGCCTGCGAACAGATCCGCGACCGGCTGCTGACCGTCGCCGCCGAGAAGCTCGGCGCGGCGCAGAGCGAGGTCCGGATCGCCCGCGGCGTCGCGCGGGCCGCGTCCGGCGAGGAGATCGGCTGGGACGAGCTGGTGAACGCGGCCTATTTCGCCCGGGTGCACCTCTCGGCCGCCGGGTACTACCGGACCGAGGGGCTGAGCTGGGACTCCGCGACGATGAGCGGATCGCCGTTCAAGTACTTCGCCTACGGCGCGGCGCTCACTGAGGTCGAGGTGGACGACTTCTCCGGCGCGTACCGGACGCGGCGAGTCGACATCGTGCACGACGTCGGCGACAGCCTGTCCCCGATGATCGACATCGGCCAGATCGAAGGCGGCTTCGTGCAGGGCATGGGCTGGCTGACGCTCGAAGACCTGCGCTGGGACGAGTCCGACCGGCCGACCCGAGGACGGCTCGCCACCCAGGCGGCGAGCACGTACAAGCTGCCGAGTTTCTCGGAGATGCCCGAGGTCTTCAATGTCACGCTGCTCGCCGACGCGGCCGAGGACGGCGCGGTCTACGGGTCGAAGGCGGTCGGCGAACCGCCGTTGATGCTGGCCTTCTCGGTGCGCGAGGCGCTGCGGCAGGCGGTGGCGGCGTTCGGTGCGCCCGGCAACAGTGTCGATCTCGCTTCGCCGGCCACGCCGGAAGCGGTGTTCTGGGCGATCGAACGGGCGGTCGCCGGCATTCCTGGCGTGCAGGAGCGGGAAGCGGACCTGGTGGGCCAGCCGTGA
- a CDS encoding TetR/AcrR family transcriptional regulator — MSQKRMVRPGGRSARVQESVHTAVRDLIAESGRDALTVPQVAARAGVTPSTIYRRWGDLQELLSDVAVERLRPEAPPEDHGSLAADLAAWTELFLDEMASPAGRAYLRDALLGDPDGSNAGQCSAYAADQVEAILARAIARGEAAPAAEAVMDRVVAPIMYRILFRPHGLDAAYARRLAAEALG; from the coding sequence GTGAGCCAGAAGCGGATGGTGCGTCCCGGCGGGCGCAGCGCACGAGTCCAGGAATCGGTGCACACCGCGGTCCGCGACCTGATCGCGGAATCGGGCCGGGACGCGCTGACCGTGCCCCAGGTCGCGGCTCGGGCCGGCGTCACGCCGTCGACGATCTACCGGCGATGGGGCGACCTGCAGGAACTCCTGTCGGACGTCGCGGTGGAACGGCTGCGCCCGGAAGCGCCGCCGGAGGACCACGGCTCGCTGGCCGCGGACTTGGCGGCGTGGACCGAACTGTTCCTGGACGAGATGGCCTCGCCTGCCGGGCGGGCCTATCTCCGCGACGCGCTGCTCGGCGATCCGGACGGGAGCAACGCCGGACAGTGCTCGGCGTACGCCGCTGACCAGGTGGAAGCCATCCTGGCCAGGGCGATCGCCCGGGGCGAGGCGGCACCGGCGGCGGAAGCGGTGATGGACCGGGTGGTGGCGCCGATCATGTACCGGATCCTGTTCCGCCCGCACGGTCTCGACGCCGCCTACGCCCGCCGGTTGGCGGCGGAGGCACTGGGCTGA
- a CDS encoding amidase, with protein sequence MSLADLTLAEASAAIRNRRMSPGELVEDVLARIDEVEPRLHAYVAVDADRARAEARAAERAEIRSPVQGVPMGLKDLIDVAGTPTTASSRVRASHLAEKDSTVAARLKAAGAVLLGKTHTHEFAYGLTTPQTHNARNPSRVAGGSSGGSAVAVAAGAAIFALGTDTGGSIRVPAALNGVVGLKPTYGLVPGNGVTSLSWSLDHVGPITRTVEDAALVLSVLIGQNVASSGWNPDGDLRGLRVGVPVNHYFDHIAPTTEAAVREGIDRLAALGAEVVDVEIPMTRYLQATHWGLMVPEATAYHERDLRAVPDQYSADVRVLLEAGELMSAGDYLRAQRARTLLRQEWARLFEKVDVLAAPTVPMTAVPAGQETVTWPDGTVEAVSDAYVRLSAPANITGAPALTLPVGQDFDGMPIGLQLLARPHGEPVLLRTGHALERTRLKVAR encoded by the coding sequence ATGTCGCTGGCTGACCTGACCCTCGCCGAAGCCTCCGCCGCGATCCGGAACCGGCGGATGTCGCCAGGAGAACTGGTCGAAGACGTCCTGGCCCGCATCGACGAGGTGGAGCCCCGTCTGCACGCGTACGTCGCGGTGGACGCGGACCGGGCCCGCGCCGAAGCCCGAGCCGCGGAACGAGCGGAGATCCGCAGCCCGGTGCAGGGCGTCCCGATGGGGCTGAAGGACCTGATCGACGTGGCCGGAACCCCGACCACCGCGAGCTCCCGGGTCCGCGCCAGTCATCTCGCCGAGAAGGACAGCACCGTCGCCGCTCGGCTCAAGGCCGCCGGAGCGGTCTTGCTCGGCAAGACGCACACGCACGAATTCGCCTACGGGCTCACGACTCCGCAGACGCACAACGCCCGGAACCCGTCCCGCGTCGCCGGCGGCTCCAGTGGCGGTTCGGCGGTAGCGGTAGCCGCCGGAGCGGCGATCTTCGCCCTGGGCACCGATACCGGTGGCTCGATCCGGGTCCCCGCCGCGCTGAACGGGGTCGTCGGCCTGAAGCCGACCTACGGCCTCGTCCCGGGCAACGGCGTGACATCGCTGTCCTGGTCGCTGGACCACGTCGGCCCGATCACCCGCACCGTCGAGGACGCCGCGCTCGTGCTGTCCGTCCTCATCGGACAGAACGTGGCCTCGTCCGGCTGGAACCCGGACGGAGACCTGCGCGGACTGCGCGTGGGAGTGCCGGTCAACCACTACTTCGACCACATCGCCCCGACTACGGAAGCCGCGGTACGCGAGGGCATCGACCGTCTCGCCGCGCTCGGCGCCGAGGTGGTCGACGTCGAAATCCCGATGACCCGCTACCTGCAGGCGACGCACTGGGGCCTGATGGTCCCGGAGGCGACCGCCTACCACGAGCGCGACCTGCGCGCCGTGCCCGACCAATACTCCGCGGACGTCCGGGTCCTGCTCGAAGCCGGTGAACTGATGAGCGCGGGGGACTACCTGCGCGCCCAGCGCGCCCGCACCCTCCTGCGACAGGAATGGGCGCGGCTGTTCGAAAAGGTCGACGTGCTCGCCGCGCCGACCGTTCCGATGACCGCGGTCCCGGCCGGGCAAGAGACAGTCACCTGGCCCGACGGCACTGTCGAAGCGGTCTCCGACGCGTACGTGCGGCTGTCGGCTCCGGCGAACATCACCGGTGCGCCGGCATTGACGCTTCCGGTCGGCCAGGATTTCGACGGGATGCCGATCGGTCTGCAGCTGCTGGCCCGGCCGCACGGCGAGCCGGTGCTGCTGCGCACCGGACACGCGCTGGAGAGGACGCGGCTTAAAGTGGCACGGTGA